The proteins below are encoded in one region of Enhydrobacter sp.:
- a CDS encoding YbjN domain-containing protein has product MALSRHERSKQKVDLNPLEMIEKLVSANEWPFDRTSEREIAVEVAGRWCDYRMFFSWREDVEALHFTCAYDVRIPAERHPEIHGLLALINEKMWMGHFDLWTEEGLPMFRHAIPLRGTEGLKPEQLNDLVEVAISESERFYPAFQYVVWAGKTPADALTASILETVGEA; this is encoded by the coding sequence ATGGCGTTATCGCGACACGAGCGGAGCAAGCAAAAGGTCGATCTGAACCCGCTCGAGATGATCGAAAAGCTCGTGTCGGCCAACGAATGGCCCTTCGATCGAACATCCGAGCGCGAGATCGCCGTCGAGGTGGCGGGCCGCTGGTGCGACTACCGCATGTTCTTCAGCTGGCGCGAGGATGTCGAGGCGCTGCACTTCACCTGTGCCTACGACGTCCGCATCCCGGCCGAGCGCCATCCGGAGATCCATGGCCTGCTGGCACTGATCAACGAGAAGATGTGGATGGGCCACTTCGACCTCTGGACCGAGGAGGGGTTGCCGATGTTCCGTCACGCCATCCCCCTGCGCGGCACCGAAGGCCTCAAACCCGAGCAGCTCAACGATCTGGTCGAGGTGGCGATCAGTGAAAGCGAGCGCTTCTACCCCGCCTTCCAGTATGTCGTGTGGGCTGGCAAGACGCCGGCCGACGCATTGACCGCCTCGATCCTCGAGACGGTCGGCGAAGCCTGA
- the lgt gene encoding prolipoprotein diacylglyceryl transferase, whose amino-acid sequence MIPLLIPYPDIDPVLVQIGPFAIRWYALAYIAGLIIGWRIMRRVCQQPPAILSPEKIDDFLLWAALGVILGGRLGYVLFYKPSYFFHDPVAILTLWEGGMSFHGGLLGVVTAILAFAWRNHVNPFMLSDLVAIVAPIGLFFGRIANFINGELWGRPTDVPWAMIFPRGGPIPRHPSQLYQAFFEGVLLFLLMLAVWKLSDGRRRPALLTGVFCMGYGVARIVGEIFREPDSFLGFLWGPITMGMLLSVPVFLFGLILVVLAASRPALPQH is encoded by the coding sequence ATGATCCCCCTGCTCATTCCCTATCCCGACATCGACCCGGTCCTGGTGCAGATCGGCCCGTTTGCCATCCGCTGGTATGCGCTCGCCTACATCGCGGGCCTGATCATCGGCTGGCGCATCATGCGCCGCGTCTGTCAGCAGCCGCCGGCCATCCTGTCGCCGGAGAAGATCGACGACTTCCTCTTGTGGGCGGCGCTGGGCGTCATCCTGGGCGGCCGATTGGGATACGTGCTCTTCTACAAGCCAAGCTACTTTTTCCACGACCCGGTCGCCATCCTGACCCTGTGGGAAGGCGGGATGTCGTTCCATGGCGGACTGCTGGGCGTGGTGACCGCGATCCTGGCCTTCGCCTGGCGCAACCATGTCAATCCCTTCATGCTGTCGGATCTGGTGGCGATCGTGGCGCCGATCGGCCTCTTCTTCGGCCGCATCGCCAACTTCATCAATGGCGAGCTGTGGGGCCGGCCTACCGACGTGCCGTGGGCAATGATCTTCCCGCGCGGCGGACCGATCCCGCGCCATCCGAGCCAGCTCTACCAGGCCTTCTTCGAGGGCGTGCTGCTGTTCCTGCTGATGCTGGCGGTCTGGAAGCTGAGCGATGGCCGGCGGCGGCCGGCGCTGCTCACCGGCGTGTTCTGCATGGGCTACGGCGTGGCGCGGATCGTCGGCGAGATCTTCCGCGAACCCGACTCCTTCCTCGGCTTCCTGTGGGGACCGATCACCATGGGCATGCTGCTGTCCGTGCCGGTCTTCCTGTTCGGGCTGATCCTGGTCGTTCTCGCCGCGAGCCGGCCAGCCCTGCCCCAGCACTGA
- a CDS encoding SAM-dependent methyltransferase, with translation MTSELGRRLARRIAVAGPMSVAEFMAEALGHPTLGYYRRALPIGADGDFTTAPEISQMFGELLGAWLAERWQAMGRPSPVRLVELGPGRGTLMADALRATRGVPGFHGALDLRLVEISKPLRALQETVLSGYRPAWHERFDDVPEGPLLLIANEFFDALPVRQFERTAHGWNERMVGLAPDGTTLAFALSPGPSPFARLLPAALRDGDSPPGTVAEISTAAIDLANRIAARLVQQRGWSLIVDYGRDAPAAGATFQALRGHRPVDPLERPGETDLTAHVDFAALAETARAGGARVFGPTGQGTFLRRLGIEQRADALKGRATAEQRDAIDAALARLIAPGQMGTLFRVLAMGDDRSPAPAGFSDET, from the coding sequence GTGACCAGCGAGCTCGGCCGACGCCTCGCCCGGCGCATCGCCGTCGCCGGGCCAATGTCGGTCGCCGAGTTCATGGCCGAGGCGCTTGGCCATCCGACGCTCGGCTACTATCGCCGCGCCCTGCCGATCGGCGCGGACGGCGACTTCACCACGGCGCCGGAAATCTCGCAGATGTTCGGCGAGCTGCTGGGCGCCTGGCTTGCCGAACGCTGGCAGGCGATGGGGCGGCCATCGCCGGTGCGGCTGGTCGAGCTCGGACCGGGGCGGGGCACGCTGATGGCCGATGCGCTGCGGGCCACGCGCGGCGTTCCAGGCTTCCATGGCGCGCTCGACCTTCGCCTCGTCGAGATCAGCAAGCCGCTGCGCGCCCTGCAGGAGACGGTGCTTTCAGGCTACCGGCCGGCCTGGCACGAGCGTTTCGACGACGTGCCGGAAGGCCCGCTGCTGCTGATCGCCAACGAATTCTTCGACGCCCTCCCGGTGCGCCAGTTCGAGAGGACAGCGCACGGCTGGAACGAACGCATGGTGGGCCTCGCGCCCGACGGCACGACCCTGGCGTTCGCCTTGTCACCGGGCCCATCGCCTTTCGCGCGATTGTTGCCTGCGGCGCTGCGCGACGGCGATTCCCCGCCGGGAACCGTCGCCGAGATCTCCACGGCAGCGATCGATCTGGCAAACCGGATCGCTGCGCGCCTCGTGCAGCAGCGCGGCTGGAGCCTGATCGTCGACTACGGTCGCGATGCACCCGCTGCCGGCGCGACATTCCAGGCCTTGCGCGGGCATAGGCCGGTCGATCCGCTCGAGCGGCCGGGCGAGACCGACCTCACCGCCCATGTCGACTTCGCGGCGCTTGCGGAAACCGCGCGCGCCGGCGGCGCACGGGTCTTCGGCCCCACCGGCCAGGGCACATTCCTCCGTCGTCTCGGCATCGAGCAGCGCGCCGACGCCTTGAAGGGGCGGGCGACGGCCGAGCAGCGAGACGCCATCGACGCGGCACTGGCGCGCTTGATCGCGCCCGGGCAAATGGGCACTTTGTTCCGCGTTCTGGCCATGGGCGACGACAGAAGCCCGGCGCCGGCCGGCTTTTCGGACGAGACATGA
- the pgeF gene encoding peptidoglycan editing factor PgeF, translating into MIQATIQAKTLADLDGVQHRFFTRRGGVSAGLYSSLNCGYGSGDGLDNVRENRRRAAAAFDLAEADLLTLHQIHSSEVLTVGAERWRSPGAPKADALVTDRPGVVLGVLAADCAPVLLADPAARVVGAAHAGWKGALGGVVEAAISAMERLGARRERLRAAIGPCIGRDSYEVGPEFPVPFLAQDEANGAFFRPAPRAGHFLFDLAGYLAKRLARAGVAASATGHDTLAGADDFFSYRRNTLKGVRDYGRGLSAIALEG; encoded by the coding sequence ATGATCCAGGCCACCATCCAGGCCAAGACGCTGGCCGATCTCGACGGCGTGCAGCACCGCTTCTTCACGCGACGCGGCGGCGTGAGCGCAGGCCTCTATTCCTCGCTCAATTGCGGCTACGGATCGGGCGATGGCCTCGACAATGTGCGCGAGAATCGCCGCCGCGCCGCGGCGGCCTTCGATCTCGCCGAGGCCGATCTTCTCACGCTTCACCAGATCCATTCGTCCGAGGTGCTGACGGTCGGCGCCGAGCGATGGCGCTCGCCCGGCGCGCCGAAGGCCGATGCGCTGGTCACCGACCGGCCCGGTGTGGTGCTGGGCGTGCTCGCCGCCGACTGCGCCCCGGTGTTGCTTGCCGATCCGGCCGCGCGGGTCGTGGGCGCGGCTCATGCCGGCTGGAAGGGCGCCCTGGGTGGCGTGGTCGAAGCGGCGATTTCGGCGATGGAGCGGCTGGGCGCGCGGCGCGAACGGCTGCGCGCGGCGATCGGCCCTTGCATCGGTCGCGACTCCTATGAGGTCGGGCCGGAATTTCCGGTGCCCTTTCTCGCCCAGGACGAGGCCAACGGCGCGTTCTTTCGGCCGGCACCGCGGGCCGGGCATTTCCTGTTCGACCTTGCCGGCTATCTTGCCAAACGGCTCGCGCGCGCCGGCGTGGCGGCCAGCGCGACCGGGCACGACACCCTGGCCGGTGCCGACGATTTCTTCAGCTACCGCCGCAATACCCTGAAGGGCGTGCGCGACTATGGACGCGGCCTGTCGGCCATCGCCCTCGAAGGTTGA
- a CDS encoding ABC transporter substrate-binding protein, which yields MFELRRPAAALLAAASVAGMFGAATTPAQAQTIKAVMHSDVKILDPIWTTAYIQRNFGYMVWDTLFAMDEKFEVKPQMVDKWEVSPDKLTWTFTLRDGLVWSNGQPVTSEDCIASIKRWGAKDSMGQKMMASVAGFEAVNDKTFRMKMKEPYGLVLESLGKPSSNVPFMMPKKTADTDPNTQIKVEDVIGSGPFIFKADEWKPGEKVVFVKNPKYKPRSEPPSGLAGGKVAKVDRVEWIAMPDVQTQVAAIENGEIDMIESPGHDLLPLLSKDKNIKLFDSNPLGNQYTFRFNSLFKPFNDPKIRHAVMVAFNQEEFLKATIGNPRYYKVCKAPFVCGTPLGTDEGMKDVLNGDTAKAKQLLKEAGYDGTPVVLMQSTDLQVLTNLAPVAKAQLEAAGFKVDMQAMDWQTLVGRRNKKDPPDKGGWNAFLTSWVAADILNPVMAGFFNASCDKAMFGWPCDATIEKMRDAFAHETDPAKQKQIAIDLQKYWVDHPTHINVGQWYQPVALRTNIDGMLVAPVPVFWNMTKK from the coding sequence ATGTTTGAATTGAGGAGGCCGGCTGCGGCGCTGCTTGCGGCCGCGAGCGTCGCCGGCATGTTCGGCGCGGCGACGACGCCTGCGCAGGCGCAGACGATCAAGGCGGTGATGCACTCGGATGTGAAGATTCTCGATCCGATCTGGACCACGGCCTACATCCAGCGCAATTTCGGCTACATGGTCTGGGACACGCTCTTCGCCATGGACGAGAAGTTCGAGGTGAAGCCGCAGATGGTCGACAAGTGGGAGGTCTCCCCCGACAAGCTCACCTGGACCTTCACCCTGCGCGACGGGCTGGTCTGGAGCAACGGCCAGCCGGTCACTTCCGAGGACTGCATCGCCTCGATCAAGCGCTGGGGCGCCAAGGATTCGATGGGCCAGAAGATGATGGCCTCGGTCGCGGGCTTCGAGGCCGTCAACGACAAGACCTTCCGCATGAAGATGAAGGAACCGTACGGGCTCGTGCTCGAGTCGCTCGGCAAGCCGTCGTCGAACGTCCCCTTCATGATGCCCAAGAAGACGGCCGACACCGATCCCAACACCCAGATCAAGGTCGAGGACGTGATCGGCTCGGGCCCGTTCATCTTCAAGGCCGACGAATGGAAGCCGGGAGAGAAGGTGGTGTTCGTCAAGAACCCCAAGTACAAGCCGCGCTCCGAGCCGCCCTCCGGCCTCGCCGGCGGCAAGGTCGCCAAGGTCGACCGCGTCGAGTGGATCGCCATGCCCGACGTGCAGACCCAGGTGGCGGCGATCGAGAACGGCGAGATCGACATGATCGAGTCGCCGGGCCATGACCTGCTGCCGCTCCTCTCCAAGGACAAGAACATCAAGCTGTTCGACAGCAATCCGCTCGGCAACCAGTATACGTTCCGCTTCAACTCGCTCTTCAAGCCGTTCAACGATCCGAAGATCCGCCATGCCGTGATGGTCGCCTTCAACCAGGAGGAATTCCTGAAGGCCACGATCGGCAATCCCAGGTACTACAAGGTCTGCAAGGCGCCGTTCGTCTGCGGCACGCCGCTCGGGACCGACGAGGGCATGAAGGACGTGCTGAACGGCGATACGGCCAAGGCCAAGCAACTGCTGAAGGAGGCGGGTTACGACGGCACGCCGGTCGTGCTGATGCAGTCGACCGACCTGCAGGTGCTGACCAATCTCGCGCCGGTCGCCAAGGCGCAGCTCGAGGCGGCGGGCTTCAAGGTCGACATGCAGGCAATGGACTGGCAGACGCTGGTCGGACGGCGCAACAAGAAGGATCCTCCGGACAAGGGCGGCTGGAACGCCTTCCTGACGTCGTGGGTCGCCGCCGACATCCTCAATCCGGTGATGGCGGGCTTCTTCAATGCCTCGTGCGACAAGGCCATGTTCGGCTGGCCGTGCGATGCGACCATCGAGAAGATGCGCGACGCGTTCGCCCATGAGACCGATCCGGCGAAGCAGAAGCAGATCGCGATCGACCTGCAGAAGTACTGGGTCGACCATCCGACGCACATCAATGTGGGCCAGTGGTACCAGCCGGTGGCGCTGCGCACCAACATCGACGGCATGCTGGTGGCGCCCGTTCCCGTCTTCTGGAACATGACCAAGAAATAG
- a CDS encoding ABC transporter substrate-binding protein has product MKSTTMKRRTFGALTTGALVAAAGAPQAADKKVLRFVQNGNLTILDPIWTTAYVTRNHGYFIYDTLFAMDEHNAIKPQMVDKHEVSADKTLWTFTLREGLEWHDGKPVTSEDCIASIKRWGARDTMGQKLMDFVKEMTAVDPRTFTMQLKEPYGLVLDSLGKPSSNVPFMMPKAVAETDPFKQISSQIGSGPFIYVNAESKPGEKHVYLKNPKYKPRSDAPSGLAGGKVVKVDRVEIIEMPDPQQQVNAIIAGEIDLIEQPPHDLLPVLKADKGVTPVNWNPLGQQFILRLNHVQPPFNNPKIRLAALHCMRQEDYLKATVGSPEYYKVCGAAFVCGTPNAFDAPNGMLVKPDFEKSKALLKEAGYDGTPVVLMQSTTLPVLTNTAPVTKSLLEQGGFKVDMQSMDWQTLVTRRTKKDPPSQGGWNVFHTFSVAADILNPISCTYMAANGDKAWFGWPTDPTMEKLRDSYTKETDPAKAKELAHAVQNRALETAQYGWIGQWYGPGVARKNVTGWLNAPVPVMWNISKA; this is encoded by the coding sequence ATGAAATCGACGACGATGAAGAGGCGTACGTTCGGCGCTCTGACCACGGGCGCCCTCGTGGCCGCTGCCGGCGCGCCGCAGGCAGCCGACAAGAAGGTCCTGCGCTTCGTGCAGAACGGCAACCTGACCATCCTCGACCCGATCTGGACCACGGCCTACGTCACGCGCAACCACGGCTACTTCATCTACGACACGCTGTTTGCGATGGACGAGCACAACGCCATCAAGCCGCAGATGGTCGACAAGCACGAGGTATCGGCCGACAAGACCCTTTGGACCTTCACCCTGCGCGAAGGGCTCGAATGGCACGACGGCAAGCCGGTCACGTCCGAGGACTGCATCGCCTCGATCAAGCGCTGGGGCGCGCGCGACACCATGGGCCAGAAGCTCATGGACTTCGTCAAGGAGATGACGGCCGTCGACCCCAGGACCTTCACGATGCAGCTCAAGGAACCGTACGGCCTGGTGCTCGATTCGCTCGGCAAGCCGAGCTCGAACGTGCCCTTCATGATGCCCAAGGCGGTGGCCGAGACCGATCCGTTCAAGCAGATCAGCAGCCAGATCGGGTCCGGTCCCTTCATCTACGTCAACGCCGAGTCCAAGCCCGGCGAAAAGCACGTCTACCTCAAGAACCCGAAATACAAACCGCGCAGCGACGCGCCGTCGGGCCTCGCAGGCGGCAAGGTGGTCAAGGTCGACCGGGTCGAGATCATCGAGATGCCCGATCCGCAGCAGCAGGTGAACGCCATCATCGCCGGCGAGATCGATCTGATCGAGCAGCCGCCGCACGACCTGTTGCCCGTCCTCAAGGCCGACAAGGGCGTGACGCCCGTCAACTGGAACCCGCTCGGCCAGCAGTTCATCCTCCGCCTCAATCATGTGCAGCCGCCCTTCAACAACCCCAAGATCCGGCTGGCGGCGCTCCATTGCATGCGCCAGGAGGATTATCTGAAGGCGACCGTCGGCTCGCCCGAGTACTACAAGGTCTGCGGGGCCGCCTTCGTCTGCGGCACGCCCAACGCCTTCGACGCGCCCAACGGCATGCTGGTCAAGCCGGACTTCGAGAAATCCAAGGCTCTCCTCAAGGAGGCCGGATACGACGGCACGCCCGTCGTGCTGATGCAGTCCACCACCCTGCCGGTGCTCACCAACACCGCGCCGGTCACAAAGTCCCTGCTCGAACAAGGCGGCTTCAAGGTCGACATGCAGTCGATGGACTGGCAGACGCTGGTCACGCGCCGCACCAAGAAGGACCCGCCGAGCCAGGGCGGCTGGAACGTCTTCCACACCTTCTCCGTGGCGGCCGACATCCTGAATCCGATCTCCTGCACCTACATGGCGGCCAATGGCGACAAGGCGTGGTTCGGCTGGCCGACCGATCCGACGATGGAGAAGCTGCGCGACTCCTACACCAAGGAGACCGATCCGGCCAAGGCGAAGGAACTGGCGCACGCGGTGCAGAACCGCGCCCTGGAGACCGCGCAGTACGGCTGGATCGGGCAGTGGTACGGACCGGGCGTCGCCCGCAAGAACGTCACCGGCTGGCTCAATGCCCCCGTGCCGGTGATGTGGAACATCAGCAAAGCGTGA
- a CDS encoding ABC transporter permease codes for MIDFIARRLVSIIPVLAVVAIFVFLMLRLTPGDPAAVIAGDNATSDQIALIRTKLGLDLPIWQQFFIWLGDILRGNFGESFFFKKTVVDLIAQRLQPTLALSICTLIIAVTTAVPLGVIAAYRNGSLLDRFVMGFSVLGFSLPTFVIGYCLIYIFAIDLGWLPVQGYTRIEVDFWGFVEHIILPSITLGIIYVALIARITRASVLEVLNEDYIRTARAKGLSNRVVLMRHALRNAAVPILTVIGIGIALLIGGAVVTETVYGLPGLGRLTVEAVLSRDFPTIQAVILMFSVVYVVINLLIDISYTLFDPRIRY; via the coding sequence ATGATCGACTTCATCGCCCGTCGTCTCGTCTCCATCATCCCCGTGCTGGCGGTGGTGGCGATCTTCGTCTTCCTCATGCTGCGTCTCACGCCGGGCGATCCGGCGGCGGTGATCGCCGGCGACAACGCGACGTCCGACCAGATCGCCCTGATCCGCACCAAGCTCGGCCTCGATCTGCCGATCTGGCAACAGTTCTTCATCTGGCTCGGCGACATCCTGCGCGGCAATTTCGGCGAAAGCTTCTTCTTCAAGAAGACCGTGGTCGACCTGATCGCCCAGCGCCTCCAGCCGACGCTGGCGCTCTCGATCTGCACCCTGATCATCGCGGTCACGACCGCTGTCCCGCTGGGCGTCATCGCCGCCTATCGCAACGGCTCGCTGCTCGACCGTTTCGTCATGGGCTTCTCGGTGCTGGGCTTCTCGCTGCCGACGTTCGTGATCGGCTATTGCCTGATCTACATTTTCGCGATCGATCTCGGCTGGCTGCCGGTGCAGGGCTATACGCGCATCGAGGTCGATTTCTGGGGCTTCGTCGAGCACATCATCCTGCCCAGCATCACCCTCGGCATCATCTACGTCGCGCTGATCGCGCGCATCACGCGCGCCTCGGTGCTGGAGGTGCTGAACGAGGACTATATCCGCACGGCGCGCGCCAAGGGCCTCTCCAACCGCGTCGTGCTGATGCGCCATGCGCTGCGCAACGCCGCGGTGCCCATCCTGACCGTCATCGGCATCGGCATCGCTCTCCTGATCGGCGGTGCGGTGGTGACGGAAACCGTCTATGGCCTTCCGGGGCTCGGCCGCCTCACGGTCGAGGCCGTGCTGAGTCGCGACTTCCCGACCATCCAGGCCGTGATCCTGATGTTCTCCGTCGTCTACGTCGTCATCAACCTGCTGATCGACATCAGCTACACCCTGTTCGATCCGAGGATCCGCTATTGA
- a CDS encoding ABC transporter permease: MSAIIEEAVDSAAIASASARRKPLWLLAIRNPAVIFGGAILLVMVAIAILAPYLGTIDPTRIDPAVRNKKPGTEITIRLDDGSTLKRTAYMGTDTLGRDVYSRVLYGTRVSLIVGIAVAVLSLAFGLIIGMVSGYIRWLDGIVMRIMDGLMAIPGILLAIALVSIWRAGLITVIFAIVVPEVPRVVRLVRSIVLTVREEPYVEGAISVGTPTWTLMFRHILPNTIAPLIVQGTFTAAAAIITEAILSFLGIGIPPETPSWGNIMSEGRTLFRIFPHNILYPSIFLALAVLAINVMGDGLRDTLDPKMSKKV, encoded by the coding sequence TTGAGCGCGATTATCGAAGAAGCCGTCGATTCGGCCGCCATCGCGTCGGCCTCGGCCAGGCGCAAGCCGCTGTGGTTGCTGGCGATCCGCAATCCTGCGGTGATCTTCGGCGGCGCCATCCTGCTCGTCATGGTCGCGATTGCGATCCTTGCGCCCTATCTCGGCACGATCGACCCGACCCGGATCGATCCCGCGGTGCGCAACAAGAAGCCGGGCACCGAGATCACGATCCGTCTGGACGACGGCTCCACGCTGAAGCGCACGGCCTATATGGGCACCGACACGCTGGGCCGCGACGTCTACAGCCGCGTTCTCTACGGCACGCGGGTCTCGCTGATCGTCGGCATCGCGGTCGCCGTGCTGTCCCTTGCGTTCGGCCTGATCATCGGCATGGTCTCGGGCTACATCCGCTGGCTCGACGGCATCGTCATGCGCATCATGGACGGTCTGATGGCGATTCCCGGCATATTGCTGGCCATCGCTCTCGTCTCGATCTGGCGCGCCGGCCTGATCACGGTGATCTTCGCCATCGTGGTGCCCGAGGTGCCGCGCGTCGTGCGGCTGGTCCGGTCGATCGTGCTGACGGTCCGCGAGGAACCGTACGTCGAGGGCGCGATCTCGGTCGGCACGCCGACCTGGACGCTGATGTTCCGCCACATCCTGCCCAATACGATCGCGCCCCTCATCGTGCAGGGCACCTTCACGGCGGCGGCGGCGATCATCACCGAGGCGATCCTGTCCTTTCTCGGCATCGGCATTCCGCCGGAGACGCCGAGCTGGGGCAACATCATGTCGGAAGGGCGCACCCTCTTCCGCATCTTCCCGCACAACATTCTCTATCCGAGCATTTTCCTCGCGCTCGCCGTGCTCGCCATCAACGTGATGGGCGACGGCCTGCGCGACACGCTCGATCCCAAGATGAGCAAGAAGGTTTGA
- a CDS encoding ABC transporter ATP-binding protein: protein MSDKRPVLEVKNLSVALPPGGDRVHAVDKVSFTVNPGEIVCLVGESGSGKSVIAFTIMGLLAKALKPVSGEILLEGENVLAAGEERLRELRCTRMSMIFQEPMTALNPVMTCGEQIDEVLRTHTKLDAAQRKAKIIGILTRVRLPEPERIYASFPHQLSGGQRQRIMIAMALVLDPVLLIADEPTTALDVTTQAEILKLIAELQAGQGTGVLFITHDFGVVAEIAHRVAVLRWGELVEMGPTEQILARPQQPYTRMLISSVPSIHPAHRGVRLENETVLRTEKLGKTYAGKSFFQKARVVKAAVDVDLDIRKGETLGIVGESGSGKSTVARCIARLIDPSEGKVFLGKTEIATISASRLRPHRRRVQIVFQDPYRSLNPRMTVGDSIIEGPMNFGLRRDEALARARKLMETVRLDPNALDRYPHQFSGGQRQRICIARALAMEPELLIADEAVSALDVSVQKQVLQLLDEIRQRLNLAVLFITHDLRVAAQICDYVAVMSQGRVVEYGAAEQVFGAPRHDYTKALFAAAPGRNWEFGKFAAA from the coding sequence ATGTCCGACAAGAGGCCGGTCCTCGAGGTCAAGAACCTCAGCGTCGCCCTTCCTCCCGGTGGCGACCGCGTCCATGCCGTCGACAAAGTGAGCTTCACGGTCAATCCCGGGGAGATCGTCTGCCTCGTGGGCGAGTCGGGCTCGGGCAAGTCGGTGATCGCCTTCACCATCATGGGCCTGCTGGCCAAGGCGCTGAAGCCGGTTTCTGGAGAGATCCTGCTCGAGGGCGAGAACGTGCTGGCCGCTGGCGAGGAGCGGCTGAGGGAGCTGCGCTGCACGCGCATGTCGATGATCTTCCAGGAGCCGATGACGGCGCTCAACCCGGTCATGACCTGCGGTGAGCAGATCGACGAGGTGCTGCGCACGCACACCAAGCTCGACGCCGCACAGCGCAAGGCCAAGATCATCGGCATCCTGACGCGCGTGAGGCTGCCGGAGCCCGAGCGCATCTACGCTTCCTTCCCGCACCAGCTCTCCGGCGGCCAGCGCCAGCGCATCATGATCGCCATGGCTCTGGTGCTCGATCCCGTGCTGCTGATCGCCGACGAGCCGACCACGGCGCTCGATGTCACGACGCAGGCCGAGATCCTGAAGCTGATTGCCGAGCTGCAGGCGGGACAGGGCACGGGCGTTCTGTTCATCACCCACGATTTCGGCGTCGTCGCGGAGATCGCCCACCGGGTCGCCGTCCTGCGCTGGGGCGAGCTGGTCGAGATGGGGCCGACCGAGCAGATCCTGGCGCGCCCCCAGCAGCCTTACACGCGCATGCTCATCTCGTCGGTGCCCTCGATCCATCCCGCCCATCGCGGCGTGCGGCTGGAGAACGAGACGGTGCTGCGCACCGAGAAGCTCGGCAAGACCTACGCCGGCAAGTCGTTCTTCCAGAAGGCCCGTGTGGTGAAGGCCGCGGTGGACGTCGATCTCGACATCAGGAAGGGTGAGACGCTCGGCATCGTCGGCGAATCCGGCTCGGGCAAGTCGACGGTGGCGCGCTGCATCGCCCGCCTGATCGATCCCAGCGAAGGCAAGGTGTTCCTGGGCAAGACCGAGATCGCGACGATCTCCGCGTCGAGGCTGCGGCCGCATCGCCGGCGGGTGCAGATCGTCTTCCAGGATCCCTATCGCTCGCTCAACCCGCGCATGACGGTGGGCGATTCGATCATCGAGGGACCGATGAACTTCGGCCTCCGGCGCGACGAGGCCCTGGCGAGGGCGCGCAAGCTGATGGAGACCGTCCGGCTCGATCCCAATGCGCTCGATCGCTATCCGCACCAGTTCTCCGGCGGCCAGCGCCAGCGCATCTGCATCGCCCGTGCGCTGGCCATGGAACCCGAGCTGCTGATCGCCGACGAGGCGGTCTCGGCGCTCGACGTTTCGGTGCAGAAGCAGGTGCTGCAGCTCCTGGACGAGATCCGCCAACGGCTGAACCTCGCCGTGCTGTTCATCACCCACGACCTCAGGGTGGCCGCCCAGATCTGCGACTATGTCGCCGTGATGAGCCAGGGCCGGGTGGTCGAATATGGCGCGGCCGAGCAGGTGTTCGGCGCGCCCAGGCACGACTACACCAAGGCCCTGTTCGCCGCCGCTCCCGGCCGCAACTGGGAGTTCGGCAAGTTCGCGGCGGCGTGA
- a CDS encoding dodecin family protein, translating to MAESVYKVVELVGTSSESWEKAAKAAVERAGESLRDLRVAEVVEQDIVMEGGKVSAYRTKLKLSFKYEGKD from the coding sequence ATGGCCGAGAGCGTCTACAAGGTGGTCGAGCTGGTCGGCACCAGCAGCGAGTCCTGGGAAAAGGCCGCGAAGGCGGCGGTGGAAAGGGCCGGCGAGTCGCTGCGCGACCTGCGCGTCGCCGAGGTCGTCGAGCAGGATATCGTCATGGAGGGCGGCAAGGTCTCGGCTTACCGCACCAAGCTGAAGCTGTCGTTCAAGTACGAGGGCAAGGACTGA